In the genome of Candidatus Dadabacteria bacterium, the window CTGGGGGTAAAATTGCAGTAGTGTCCCCAGCGGGGAACAACGGAAAAATTGATTTGTCCAGTGAAAACAGAAAGTTAGCTCATCCCTTATACTGGAAGTTCAGTTTAAACAAAGCTCTTTATGTCTTCAAGGCGGATTTCCGAAACACTTTTTCTGAAGATATCGGCCTGAGGGTAATCTTCTGGAGCTATTCTCGGGTCGGGCACTGCGATACAACGCATGCCGGCCTCTTTTGCTGACACAATGCCGTTTATGGAATCTTCAATCGCAACGCATTCTTCAGGACTGACCCCGAGACGTCTTGCGGTTTCAAGGTATATGTCGGGATGAGGTTTTCCTCTTTCCACGCAGTCTCCCGAAACTTTTATTCTGAAAATGTCCGAAAGAGAGAATTTTTTGAGAACAAACTCTATTACTTTCATCGGGGAGCCCGAAGCGAGAGCCGCTTTTATGTGTCTCTCCGCGCTTAGAGTTTCAAGGATCTCGGGAATCCCATCGACGAGTTTGAGTTCCTTTTCGTAAAGTTCGAGAAGGATATTAAGACGGGTCCGAAGAATTTCCTCTGGGGATTCATCAAGGTCAAAAGTTTCTTTTAGAAGTTTTACGGAGTCCTTCTGATTAAGACCCATTATCTTCTTTCTGTATTCCTTTCTGTAATCTTCATTGCCCGCAAACCCCTTTTGCTTGAGCATAATAGACTCGCTTTTCTCCCAGAGGGGTTCGCTGTCTATTATGACTCCATCCATATCAAATATGACTGCTTTTATCAATGGACCGGATAAGTGTTGGA includes:
- a CDS encoding HAD family phosphatase, which codes for MRKAVIQHLSGPLIKAVIFDMDGVIIDSEPLWEKSESIMLKQKGFAGNEDYRKEYRKKIMGLNQKDSVKLLKETFDLDESPEEILRTRLNILLELYEKELKLVDGIPEILETLSAERHIKAALASGSPMKVIEFVLKKFSLSDIFRIKVSGDCVERGKPHPDIYLETARRLGVSPEECVAIEDSINGIVSAKEAGMRCIAVPDPRIAPEDYPQADIFRKSVSEIRLEDIKSFV